The sequence below is a genomic window from Lentimicrobium saccharophilum.
ATGACCTGCTGATGATCAGCGGTCGCAAGGCAGGATAAATACTTATTCTTATTCATACAAAAGCGATTTTCATTAACCCTTAAATTTGATCAACATGAATTCACTGAGAAACCGCGTACAACTGATTGGCCACCTGGGCGCCGATCCTGAAGTAAAAACCTTTGAAAATAACCGGAAGGTTGCCAGGTTATCATTGGCCACCAATGATGAGTATACTGACAAGGAAGGTCAGAAAGTAAAACAAACCCAGTGGCACCAGCTGGTAGTATGGGGAAGGCTGGCCGACACCTGTGAGAAATATCTTGCAAAAGGCAAGGAAGTCGCCATTGAAGGCAAACTGACTTACCGCACCTGGAACGACAAGGACGGGAAAAGCCACAACATTACCGAGATCATGGTAAATGAACTGCTTATGATGGGTGGTAAGGAGAAGAAATGATCCCGGTCCTTCATTGAATCTCATGGCTGTCAGCAAAACTGGCAGCTTTTTTTTGTGACCAATGGTTAAACATGCAGTCTATCGGTGAAATTTCCGGGTTTTGAGGGCAGGGAACTAATTTTTCAACAAGCTCCGGATCAGAAGCTCTTAACCGGAGCTGATAATTGTTGATAAATTTTGTAAAACATAGATATACAGTGATTTATATCCAGATTCTATTGTTACTTAATAATTGAAATTCCGTAGATCTTACGGGGTGTTTATGATTAAATTTACCTCAGAGATGAATATTTCTATGAAATTCAGCGCGATGATCACTTTGGCCGGAATCTTTCTGCTGGGTTGCAGGGCTCAGGACAGAACACCAACTGCAGTTGGAAGTGTTGACCTGGAAAAGTATGCCGGTTTGTGGTATGATATTGCATCATTTCCACAGCGTTTTCAAAAAGGATGCCACTGTACTGTTGCTGAGTATGGTTTAAATGCCGATGGAACTGTCAGTGTTACGAACCGTTGTCGCAAGGGAGGTTATCAGGAGAAGGAAAGCAGTGTGACAGGAAAGGCTTTCATAGTTAAGGGCAGCAACAATACCAAGCTCAGGGTTCAGTTTTTCTGGCCTTTTCGGGGAGATTACTGGATCGTGATGCTTGAACCCGGATACCGGTGGGCTGTGGTTTCTTCACCAAAGAAGGATTATTTATGGATTTTAAGCCGGACCCCTTCCATGGATGAGAATGAATACAACGCTATCGTTAACAAGCTCGCGACAGAGGGATACGATACCGGCAAACTGGTCCGAACGCTGCAGGAGTGCCAATAATTTTAACAGTAGAAAAACTCGTACTATGGCTAAAAAGAAACTTAAAGCAGATGAAGGAAACGGGAATCCGGAATCAAAAAAGAAAACCACTTCAAAAACCAGGCAGGCTAGAGTAATCAAACCATTTGAAACGATCCGCCCGGGAAAGAAGGGGATCAGCCATAAACCATCCGATGTACTTCCCATCTCTTTGAGTGATGTAAAACCTTTTCATGACGCGGGTGCTGCTGAAAAAAACGGGCAGGAGACGCCTCACAGGTCTGAATTTATTCAAATGGAAGAATTTCCGGCAAAACACGGCTCAACGGATTATTCCCCGGCACATAAGCCTGCCGTGAAGAAAGCCCCGGTGAAGACAACAAAGGTGAAACGTGACAGCAAAAAGAAAAAAATTTTCGTACTCGACACTTCAGTAATTCTGTATAATCACGACTCAATCAACAACTTTGAGGACAACGATGTTGCGATTCCCATTACGGTGCTTGAGGAACTTGATAATTTCAAAAAAGGGAACGATACCAAGAATTTTGAAGCAAGGGAGTTTATCCGGATCATCGACAGCCTTTCGGATAATGCCACCCTCACCGACTGGATTCCACTGGTAAAGTCAAAAGGGGGCATGTTCAAGGTGGTAATGAACGAGCGCAGCGACCTTGATGCCCGTCAGATTTTTGATGATAATAAGCCTGATCACCGTATCCTGAATGCAGCCCTGAGCCTGGTGCAGGAGTATCCCGACCGCAAAGTGATCCTGGTCAGCAAGGACATTAATCTCAGGCTGAAAGCCAAGTCGCTCAATCTTACGGCCGAGGATTTTCTTACCGGTAAAATTAAGGATGTTGAAGGACTATACACCGGCATTTCCACAATTAACAATCTCAGCAGCCGGATCATTGACAAACTCTATCAGAGCGGGTATTGCCTCCCGCGCGACATCGGGGTGAAAAATCCGGTTCCTAACCATTATTACATTCTACGTAATACGAACACTTCCGCCCTTGCATGCTATAATGCACTGACCAGGCGGATTGAACGGCTCGAGAAACGTTCTGCCTTCCGCATTACCCCGCGTAATGCCGAGCAGGTATTTGCCATGCACGCCATTCTTAACCCGGATGTGAAGCTGGTTACTTTGCAGGGCGTTGCAGGAACCGGTAAAACGCTCCTCGCCCTGGCTGCCGCGCTCGAACAAAAGAGGAATTTCAAGCAGGTATTCCTTGCCAGGCCTATTGTTCCGCTGAGCAACAAGGATATCGGATATCTGCCGGGCGATATCAAGTCAAAGATTAATCCCTACATGGAGCCGCTGTACGATAACCTGAAGTTTATCCAGAGCCAGTACAGTGAAAAGGACAAGGAGTATAAAAACATTACCGATTCTCTTGAGAATGAAAAGCTTGTTATTCAGCCGCTTGCCTATATCAGGGGAAGAAGTATTTCAAATGTCTGCTTTATCATTGATGAAGCCCAGAACCTGACGCCGCACGAGGTGAAGACCATCATTACCAGGGCGGGGCAGGGTACCAAGATTATCTTCACAGGGGATATCTACCAGATTGATACTCCTTACCTGGATGCGCAGAGTAATGGTCTTTCCTACCTGATAGACAAGGTAAAGCACCACTCCATTTATGCACATGTAAGGCTGGAAAAGGGAGAGCGTTCGGAACTGGCAAATCTGGCCAATGATCTGCTTTAGCAGGTTCAATAAATGACGTTGTATTCCGTCTGAACAAGTCCGGAAGAGAAGCCTTTAACCTGAAGGAGCTCCAGTTTCAATGGATATAATCCTTCCCTGAAAAGGGGGATTCCATTACCCAGGAGCACAGGAATTGTTGAAATACAGATGCTGTCGAGCAGACGACTGTTTAACAGTTCACCGATCATTTGCGGTCCTCCCTCAATCTGTATGTCCTTTCCGGCCAATGATTTCAGCTCTCTGATAAGTTGTGTCAGGTTTCCGCTGTAAAATACAACCGGTCCGGACTCCGGATTTCCGGAGGAAGATATCACATAAACCTGTTTTTCCTTAAACGGAGAAGTGACACCATCCGAACTGACTTTTTCCCAGGTGCTGCGGCCGATAACGACAGTATCGGTTTCGCCGGCGTAGGCTGCATAACCATAATCTTCCCCAGCCCGTTCCACCGTCTGCAGAAAGCTCAGGTCATGATCCGGTCCGGCAATGTATCCATCGAGGCTGGTGGCAACGAACAGCCTTACTTTACGGGGTTGCATATTTACTTTGTTTCGTAAACAACAGTAATTACGGTGTGTCCGACCACCCTCAGCGTTTCCCTGCTGATGTGGTTCATATCATCATTTACGGTATGCCACTGGTCAAAAAAGCCCTTTTCACGGTCGGGATCGTAATCGATGATATCGATGGTCGGAATCCGGATGATCTCATTGATGTAGAGGTGGTCGTCTGTGATGCCGCCGGTTTTACGGGTCAGGAAATAATTCTGGTATCCCAGGCGGTGGGCAGTATTCCATACCTTACGCATGATGTCGGGCGCGTAATACATCGAGGTTCCTTCCATGGTAAAAGCGGGACTGGCGGCGCCCACCATATCGAGCAATATGCCGAAACGGGCGGAATAGCCCGGCACATGTGGATTTCTGGCCCAATACTGTGATCCCAGCGCCCATGAGTCAGTATTATTCCCGGGCCCTTCTTCGTGGTCGCCGTAATCTTCGGCATCGAACAGCACAATATCAACACCGATCCCGGGATTATAAAGGCTCATTTGCCGGGCAATTTCAAGCAGCACACCTACGCCGCTTGCGCCGTCATTGGCTCCGGGGATGGGTTCACGGCGCCTTGATGGATCGGGATCATGATCGGCCCAGGGCCTGGAGTCCCAATGGGCGCATAGCAGCACCCTTGAACGGTTCTCCGGATTAAAGGAAGCTATGATGTTTCTGGCATCAAGCATGGTACCGTCAGAAGCCCTGAGCCTAGTTTGCTGCACAATCACTTCGGGTGTAAATCGTTTCAGCGTATTTTCAAGCCAGGCGGCACAGGCTTTATGGGCAGCGGTATTGGGCACCCTCGGTCCGAATGAGACCTGCTTTTCAACATAATGGTAGGCCGAATCGGCATTGAATTGAGGGACAAATACAGCAACAGGCTCTTTCCCTTTCACATCGGGTTCCGCCTTTTTATTTTTCCGGTCTCCGCATGAAATCAAAAGCAAAAGTATAATTCCAAAAATTATATGGTGGTGGATGTTAATTTTCATTTAAGTCTGGTTTAATCATCAGAAAATAGAAGAAGGTGTATTGAATTTGCTGCTGAAGACTGAATCTTTGGCCTTCCGTCTTTCTCTGGGAGAAGTTTCTGATGCCACTAGATTTTTATGCAGGGATTCAGGTTTACCGATGTATCCCACTGCAACCACAGTCATCGCTTCGTGTGTGTCAGGGATTCCGAATATGGTTTTGGCCAGCAACGGGTCAAATCCACCCATCTGATGCACATACAATCCTTCTTCCATAGCCTGAAAGGTAAGATGCGCCACAGCCTGACCGAGATCGTATTGGGCAGTCGGATTGATTTCACCCTTTTTACCGATTTTATTGGCAACAGCCACAAAAAGCAAAGGCGCGCTGGTGGCCCAGAGCAGGTTAAATTCAACCAGTGTTCCGGTAATTTGTTCATAGGTGTCGTCGCCCTTCAGCCCTACGATAAAATACCATGGCTGAATATTGGAAGCCGACGGTGCCCAGCGGGCGGCTTCGAAAAGGCTGCGGATCTTGTCCGGTTCAATAAACCGGTTGTTAAAAGCCCTTGGCGACCATCTCTCTTTTAATAAAGGATGAATCGGGAAGTCGTTTGAAGCAGTTTTTATATTCATTTTGTTTCGTTTGTCCTGATCGTTAATATTTGACAGATTAAAAATTTATCTCAGAAGGTAACCGTAAACACTGTTCCCTCTCCGGGGGATGATTTCACAGTGACCGTGCCTTTGTGCAGATGCATGATCTGGCGCGAAAGACTCAATCCGATCCCCGATCCGTCCTTTTTCGATGTGAAGAATGGCATAAAAATCTTATCGAGGATATCAGGTTTGATTCCATGTCCGTTGTCCGAAAAGTCAATACTTACCCTGCCGTTGCTGTTTGGTGAGGCTGTCACTGATATCCGGGGTTCCGTTTTTTCTTTTACGGCATCGATGGCGTTAAGCAACAGGTTGATAAATACCTGGTCGATAAGGTCCGGATCAGCGGTGATCATAAGGTCTTCGGGAAATACCCGGGGAACGCAGACAATGCCGAGTTTTTCCATTTTTGGTTTCAGCAGGGTATGGGCCCGGTCAAATAGCTCTTTTACAGCGAAATACCTGAAATTTGGCCGGGGTATACGAGTCAGGTTGCGGTAAGTTTCAACAAAATTAAGCAATCCTTCGCTCCGGCTCTGAATGGTAATCAGTGCCTGGTGGATGCTATCCAGATCGTCTTCGTCAAGCGTATGGATCTGCACGCTGTTTTCACTTTCATCCAGCAGCATTTCGCGCACTGTTGATGCCAGCGATGATATCGGTGTGATTGAATTCATGATTTCATGCGTGAGCACCCTGATCAGTTTCTGCCAGGATTCAATTTCTTTTTCTTCCAGTTCCGAACTGATGTTTTGTAAGGAAACCAGCAGAAATTCCTCCCCGCGCATCCTGAATTCAGTTGCATAAACCGATATCTGAAGAAGCTCATTGTCAACTACCAGTTTGATCAGTTGCCTGTCACCGGCATTCATGCTGAGCAGCATCTCAGGCAGGGATGATTTGATCACGCCCAGGTCTCTGATGTGTTTAAGGTTCGAGATTTTCAACAGACGCTTGATGGCATTGTTGAAGATATCCACCTTACCGTCTTTTCTGAAAGCAATGATACCGATGCTGACATGCTGAACCACCGTGAGCAGGTAATTGTAGTGCTCTTCTTTTTCGGCCCTGTTTTTCCGGAATTCACTGATAACTTCATTGAAAGCGCGGTTGAGACCTTCGAAACTTCTTCCCAGGTCTCTGTCGAAGAAGGAAGTGCTGAAATCGGAATGCCTGATGCTTTCAAGGAATTGGGTAAGTTTCCGGTTGGTACGTTCAATATACCGGATAAGCACAGCGACCTGAATTACAGCCAGTAATCCGGTAATCAGTGCCGTTACTTCCTGTTGTTCATTGCGTGAAAGGATTACCAGCAACAAGAGGTTGGCTGTAATCAGCAATACCCTGACAATGACATTAATCCGGAATTTTTTAAAGCCCATGTTTCTCTATTCTGCGATAAAGTGAGGCCCTGGTAAGCCCGAGTTCTTTTGCAGCTTTGCTGATGTTTCCCCCGTGCTTGTCAATCACCCGGCGGATCAGCAGTTTTTCCCTTTCTTCGAGGTTGGTGATATCATCCGATTCATCGGACTGACCACCATCTTCTATCTGCGAGAGGAAGAAGTCCTGCGGCTGAAGGATATTGCTCTCACTGAGGATTACCGCTCTTTCCACAGCATGCTGAAGTTCCCTGATATTGCCCGGCCAGCTGTGTTTTTCCAGCCTTCTGATGGTTGTCGGGTTGATTCTTTTGAGCGGCATTTTATATTTTTTACAGTAGATCACCAGAAAGTGCTCCACCAGTTGCTGGATGTCCTCCAGTCTTTCGCGCAGGGGAGGCAGTAGAATTTCCACGGTATTGATGCGGTACAGCAGGTCCTGACGGAATTTGTTTTCATTCACCATCTGATATAACGGCATATTTGTGGCGCATATCAGCCTTACATCAATCGGTATCTCGCGGTTGGTCCCCAGCCTTACCACTTTCCTGTTCTGAAGCACGCTCAGCAACTTCGACTGCAGGTTAAAGGAAAGGTTTCCGATTTCATCAAGAAAAACAGTCCCTTTATTGGCAGCTTCAAAACGGCCGGCCCGGTCTTCCTTGGCGTCGGTGAAGGCGCCTTTCTTGAATCCGAACAGCTCGCTTTCGAACAGCGTTTCACTGATTGCACCCAGATCAACACTGATAAAAACCTCATCGCGGCGCGATGATGCTTTGTGAATGGCCCGGGCAATCAGTTCCTTGCCTGTTCCGTTTTCTCCGAGAATCAGTACATTGGCTTCTGTTTTGGCCACTTTCTCAACCGTGGCCATCACCTTCTGCATGGCAGGCGATTGGCCGATCAGGTTACCATAAGCCTGATCCTGGTTGGCAATCAGCACTTTTTGTTTGCTCTTCAGGTCTTCAATTTCTTCCTTGTTGTGCCTAACTTTCAGGTTGGCCGTAATGGTGGCCAGCAGTTTTTTATTGTCCCAGGGTTTCAGGATAAAGTTGGTAGCTCCTTCTTTTATGCCCTGCACGGCCAGCTCAATATCACCGTATCCGGTAATAAAAATAACCACCGCCAGGGGGTCAATTTCAATAATTTTATTCAGCCAGTGAAATCCCTCCTTACCACTGGTGGCATCCCTGGAGAAATTCATATCCAGCAGGATAAGATCATAGCTCTCATTCTTCATGATGGCTGGTATGTTCTCCGGATTTTTCTCCGTATGTATAATATTGAAGTGTTGCTTAAGAAAAAGCCTTGCTGCCAGCAGTACATCCTGATCATCATCAACAATCAGGATTTTAGCGTCAATCTTACTCATCAATTGTTTTTTTTTAGTTCTTTGCTTTGGTTATTCCGGCTTTTGAAGAGGAAAGTCCGGTGAAAAACTTCCATTAGAAATTTTGAGCAGGATCGCTTCCCAAACCGGCATGTTACAACAACTGATCCTGATATATTCTGGCGAAACGCAACCGGCAGTTGTCTCGGTTCCTGAATGGCCTGAAACTGACCCGGCAGGTTGCTAAGGTATAAAATGTTCGGAAACGTACATTCAAAAGAACGGCTTTGAACAACAATAAATTGTTAAAATTTTCATAAAATTTTTATTTTACTGATAAATAGTGTGTTATAATTAGTGGCATGGAATTAGTAACACCGGTTTCAGCATAAATGTAATTTATGGACAGGATCATAGAAAAGAAGCGATGGACTCCCGGAAGGATTGCCGCAATAGCGGGAATAGTCATGTTGGTGATACTGGTTTTGTGGGTATTTGTTTTCAGGGACAACCGCAGCAGGCTTTATGTGGAATATAACCAACTCAGTATAGCTGCAGTTGAAAAGAGCAGATTTCAGGAGTTTATCCCTGTTGACGGCATTGTTTTCCCGCGGAATACGGTTTATATTGATGCCGTTCAGGGTGGGATTGTTGAAGAGATTTATGTTGAAGACGGCGCCATTCTTAAGAGAGGGGATCCCATATTAAAGCTCTCTAATGCAAATATGGAGCTGAGTTATATGGATCAGGAAACGCGGATGTATGATGCCATCAACAACCTGGCCAATACCAGGATCAGCCTGGAGCAGTTGAAATACGTCAGACAGAAAGAAATTACTCAGCTTAACTATGATATTGACAGGCTCAAGACGGATTTCAGCCGTAAAGAGCAATTCTATAAGGATAAACTGATTTCCGATAAGGAATTTGAGGATGCCCGCCGCGACTACCAGTATTCACTAAAGCAGCTGGAGATCGCGCTGAACCTGAAAAGGCTTGACTCGATTTCAGGTGTTTCGCAGGGCAGGCAGATTTCTTTGTCGATGGAAAGGATGAATAATAATCTGGCCCTGCTGAAAAAGAATATGGATAATATGACCATTAAATCACCTGTTGATGGTAAGCTTTCATCATTCCTTGTAGAAATAGGGCAAACCAAAGTTTCCGGAGAGCACCTTGGCCAGATTGATATGATGGACGGCATCAAGCTTCGTGCAAACATTGATGAAAGGTATATCTCCCGTGTTTTTACCGGTCAGGAGGCATCCTGTGATATCGGGAACAAAACATACGAGCTTGAAATATCGAAGATCTATACAAATGTTACCGGTGGTACTTTTCAGGTGGATCTTTTGTTTACAGATGAAGAGCCTGTTAAAGTCAAGCGGGGGCAGACCATTCAACTGAAGGTGAAATTTTCAGGAGCCTCCGATGCCCTTATCCTGCGCAGGGGTGGATTTTTTCAGGAAACAGGCGGTAACTGGATTTATGTGCTGGATCCCTCAGAAGAATACGCGGTGAAGCGCAGCATCCGGATAGGCAGGCAGAATGCATCCCATTATGAGGTGCTTGAAGGACTTGAAGCCGGTGAAAAAGTTATTGTTTCGTCATACGATAACTTTAACGCGAAGGAGAAACTAATTTTCAGAAAATAAAATCAGTCAGCAAACGCTCTAAAATTCAAATACTATGCTCAAAACGGTAAATCTCTCCAAAATTTTCAGGACAGACGAAGTAGAAACCACTGCATTGAATAAAGTTTCTTTTGAAATCAAAAAAGGTGAGTTTGTCGCCATCATGGGGCCTTCGGGTTGCGGGAAGTCAACATTGCTTAATATTCTGGGGTTGCTGGATAATCCGACAGAAGGTGAGTATTATTTTCTGGGGAATGAGGTTTCAGGTTTTACCGAGAAGCAGCGTGCCAATACCCGCAAACAGAACATCGGTTTTGTATTTCAGAATTTTAATCTGATCGACGAACTGAATGTATATGAAAATGTTGAATTGCCGTTGATATATCTTGGTCTGAGTTCCTCAGAGCGCAAGCGCAGGGTTGAATCGGCCCTTGAACAGATGCAGATTATGCACCGCCGCAAACATTTCCCGCTTCAATTATCGGGTGGTCAGCAGCAGCGCGTGGCTGTCGCCAGGGCCGTGGTGGCCAATCCGCACCTTATCCTGGCCGATGAGCCTACCGGTAACCTTGATTCGGCGCACGGCGAAGAGGTGATGAACCTGCTGGCCTCGCTCAACCAGAACGGAACTACCATCATAATGGTTACACACTCTCAGCGTGATGCCGAGTATGCGCAGCGCATCATCAGGCTGTTTGACGGACAGGTGATCAATGAGAATATCAAAGCCGGTAGGGTTGAATCCGGAAATTTTTAAAGGCTTTTACTTTAAATTTTGATTTCCCGGCAATCCCTAAATACCTGAACCATGTTTGCCAATTACCTGAAGACTGCTTTGCGCAGCCTGATGCGCCAGAAGAATTACGCCCTGATTAATCTTGCCGGGCTCTCGTTCGGGATTGCAGCTTTTATCCTTATCATGCTGTATGTGCAGCATGAATTGAAATTCGACCATCACCTGAGTAAGCGTGACCGGATTTTCAGGGTGGTTGAAATTCAGAATGAGCCGGGTGTTGGTGAGCAGCATGTAGCCATTACCATGGGCCCGCTTGCCCAGGCAATGCTCAACGATTTTCCCCAGGTAAAGAACGCAGTCAGGCTGATGAGTGCTTTTAATGTGACTGCTGTCAGTCATGGTGAAAAGTCATTCAGGGAAGACCACCTGTATTATGCCGATCCCTCAGTAATCGACATGTTCGATATTTCTTTCATATACGGAGATCCGGCCACCGCGCTGAAGGAGCCACGAAGCGTGATTTTATCAAAAAAAGCTGCGGAAAAGTACTTCGGTGATGCCGCGAAAGCCACAGGAAGTAATCTTTTATTTGACAAGACAGGTTTTACGGTTACCGGGGTTATGGAAGATCAGCCTGAGACTACCCACTTCTTTTTCGATATGCTGATGCCCATCGCCACTGCCGAGGCATTGCCCGGATTTGAATGGATGAAGGGCTGGGGTTCCAATTCGCTGGTTACCTATGTGGAGCTGGACAGGACTTCATCGGCCGAGGAGGTTAACAAGGGATTTGATGATTTTCTGAAGCGGCATGTCTTTAGCCAGGAAGACGGCTGGCAGTACCTCGAAATGTATCTTCAGCCGCTGAACGAAGTGTATTTGAAATCAGGCCATATTAAGTTTCAGAATGTTTCAGCCATGGGCGATGCTTCCATGGTAAATGTTTTTATCGTGATTTCGGTGCTTATCCTGCTGATAGCCTGTGTGAATTTTATCAATATTGCCATTGCGCGTTCCGTTAAGCGCTCACGGGAAGTAGGTATGCGTAAAGTGCTGGGTGCGGGCAGAGGCAGTCTTATCGTTCAGTTTATCAGCGAGTCAGCCATTATTACCCTCACCTCGGTATTGATTGCCATTGGAATCGTTGAACTGGCCCTTCCTGAATTAAATAAAATGCTTGGCACTTCCTTCAGCATAGATTTCATTTCGAATCCCCTGTTTAACGTTGGTTTGCTGTTTCTTCTCGTGCTGATCAGCCTGGTCTCGGGTTCATATCCGGCATTCTACCTTTCGCGCCTGCATCCGATCGCTGTGCTGAGGGGCATTTCGGGGAAGTCAGGTCCGGGCAGCGGTTTACTGAGTAAGATTCTGGTAGTTTTTCAGTTTATTATTTCTGTCGGGCTGTTGCTTGCCGTATTTGTTATTCACGATCAGGTAAATTTTATCAGAAACAAGGATCTGGGCATTCAGTATGTTAACAGATTGTATGTGGACTTTGGCGAAACAGGGTATGAAAAAATCCGGGTTATCAAGCAGGAACTCATGCAGCATCCGGCCATACAACAGGTTTCAGGATGTTCTTATGTGAATGGTGTGGCCGGGAGCCAGGGGCCGGTATTCGTTGATGATTCAGCCAATACCAAGCTTTATGTAAGATATGGCTTTGTGGACGATGATTTTTTCGGCACTATGGACGTTCAGTTTGCCGATGGCCGCAATTTCAATGGTTTACAGTCAGGAGATATCAACAGGGCGGTAATCGTGAACCAGGCTACCATAAACGCGTTGGGGTGGGATAACGCCCTGGGGCGGAAGTTTGTGTTCCCCCAGTCTGCCGATTCTTCAGGGAAGGCTGAAATTA
It includes:
- a CDS encoding single-stranded DNA-binding protein — its product is MNSLRNRVQLIGHLGADPEVKTFENNRKVARLSLATNDEYTDKEGQKVKQTQWHQLVVWGRLADTCEKYLAKGKEVAIEGKLTYRTWNDKDGKSHNITEIMVNELLMMGGKEKK
- a CDS encoding lipocalin family protein, which gives rise to MIKFTSEMNISMKFSAMITLAGIFLLGCRAQDRTPTAVGSVDLEKYAGLWYDIASFPQRFQKGCHCTVAEYGLNADGTVSVTNRCRKGGYQEKESSVTGKAFIVKGSNNTKLRVQFFWPFRGDYWIVMLEPGYRWAVVSSPKKDYLWILSRTPSMDENEYNAIVNKLATEGYDTGKLVRTLQECQ
- a CDS encoding PhoH family protein, with translation MKRDSKKKKIFVLDTSVILYNHDSINNFEDNDVAIPITVLEELDNFKKGNDTKNFEAREFIRIIDSLSDNATLTDWIPLVKSKGGMFKVVMNERSDLDARQIFDDNKPDHRILNAALSLVQEYPDRKVILVSKDINLRLKAKSLNLTAEDFLTGKIKDVEGLYTGISTINNLSSRIIDKLYQSGYCLPRDIGVKNPVPNHYYILRNTNTSALACYNALTRRIERLEKRSAFRITPRNAEQVFAMHAILNPDVKLVTLQGVAGTGKTLLALAAALEQKRNFKQVFLARPIVPLSNKDIGYLPGDIKSKINPYMEPLYDNLKFIQSQYSEKDKEYKNITDSLENEKLVIQPLAYIRGRSISNVCFIIDEAQNLTPHEVKTIITRAGQGTKIIFTGDIYQIDTPYLDAQSNGLSYLIDKVKHHSIYAHVRLEKGERSELANLANDLL
- a CDS encoding dihydrofolate reductase family protein, translated to MQPRKVRLFVATSLDGYIAGPDHDLSFLQTVERAGEDYGYAAYAGETDTVVIGRSTWEKVSSDGVTSPFKEKQVYVISSSGNPESGPVVFYSGNLTQLIRELKSLAGKDIQIEGGPQMIGELLNSRLLDSICISTIPVLLGNGIPLFREGLYPLKLELLQVKGFSSGLVQTEYNVIY
- a CDS encoding M28 family peptidase, with amino-acid sequence MKINIHHHIIFGIILLLLISCGDRKNKKAEPDVKGKEPVAVFVPQFNADSAYHYVEKQVSFGPRVPNTAAHKACAAWLENTLKRFTPEVIVQQTRLRASDGTMLDARNIIASFNPENRSRVLLCAHWDSRPWADHDPDPSRRREPIPGANDGASGVGVLLEIARQMSLYNPGIGVDIVLFDAEDYGDHEEGPGNNTDSWALGSQYWARNPHVPGYSARFGILLDMVGAASPAFTMEGTSMYYAPDIMRKVWNTAHRLGYQNYFLTRKTGGITDDHLYINEIIRIPTIDIIDYDPDREKGFFDQWHTVNDDMNHISRETLRVVGHTVITVVYETK
- a CDS encoding nitroreductase family protein: MNIKTASNDFPIHPLLKERWSPRAFNNRFIEPDKIRSLFEAARWAPSASNIQPWYFIVGLKGDDTYEQITGTLVEFNLLWATSAPLLFVAVANKIGKKGEINPTAQYDLGQAVAHLTFQAMEEGLYVHQMGGFDPLLAKTIFGIPDTHEAMTVVAVGYIGKPESLHKNLVASETSPRERRKAKDSVFSSKFNTPSSIF
- a CDS encoding sensor histidine kinase; the encoded protein is MGFKKFRINVIVRVLLITANLLLLVILSRNEQQEVTALITGLLAVIQVAVLIRYIERTNRKLTQFLESIRHSDFSTSFFDRDLGRSFEGLNRAFNEVISEFRKNRAEKEEHYNYLLTVVQHVSIGIIAFRKDGKVDIFNNAIKRLLKISNLKHIRDLGVIKSSLPEMLLSMNAGDRQLIKLVVDNELLQISVYATEFRMRGEEFLLVSLQNISSELEEKEIESWQKLIRVLTHEIMNSITPISSLASTVREMLLDESENSVQIHTLDEDDLDSIHQALITIQSRSEGLLNFVETYRNLTRIPRPNFRYFAVKELFDRAHTLLKPKMEKLGIVCVPRVFPEDLMITADPDLIDQVFINLLLNAIDAVKEKTEPRISVTASPNSNGRVSIDFSDNGHGIKPDILDKIFMPFFTSKKDGSGIGLSLSRQIMHLHKGTVTVKSSPGEGTVFTVTF
- a CDS encoding sigma-54-dependent transcriptional regulator, which gives rise to MSKIDAKILIVDDDQDVLLAARLFLKQHFNIIHTEKNPENIPAIMKNESYDLILLDMNFSRDATSGKEGFHWLNKIIEIDPLAVVIFITGYGDIELAVQGIKEGATNFILKPWDNKKLLATITANLKVRHNKEEIEDLKSKQKVLIANQDQAYGNLIGQSPAMQKVMATVEKVAKTEANVLILGENGTGKELIARAIHKASSRRDEVFISVDLGAISETLFESELFGFKKGAFTDAKEDRAGRFEAANKGTVFLDEIGNLSFNLQSKLLSVLQNRKVVRLGTNREIPIDVRLICATNMPLYQMVNENKFRQDLLYRINTVEILLPPLRERLEDIQQLVEHFLVIYCKKYKMPLKRINPTTIRRLEKHSWPGNIRELQHAVERAVILSESNILQPQDFFLSQIEDGGQSDESDDITNLEEREKLLIRRVIDKHGGNISKAAKELGLTRASLYRRIEKHGL
- a CDS encoding efflux RND transporter periplasmic adaptor subunit, with the translated sequence MDRIIEKKRWTPGRIAAIAGIVMLVILVLWVFVFRDNRSRLYVEYNQLSIAAVEKSRFQEFIPVDGIVFPRNTVYIDAVQGGIVEEIYVEDGAILKRGDPILKLSNANMELSYMDQETRMYDAINNLANTRISLEQLKYVRQKEITQLNYDIDRLKTDFSRKEQFYKDKLISDKEFEDARRDYQYSLKQLEIALNLKRLDSISGVSQGRQISLSMERMNNNLALLKKNMDNMTIKSPVDGKLSSFLVEIGQTKVSGEHLGQIDMMDGIKLRANIDERYISRVFTGQEASCDIGNKTYELEISKIYTNVTGGTFQVDLLFTDEEPVKVKRGQTIQLKVKFSGASDALILRRGGFFQETGGNWIYVLDPSEEYAVKRSIRIGRQNASHYEVLEGLEAGEKVIVSSYDNFNAKEKLIFRK
- a CDS encoding ABC transporter ATP-binding protein encodes the protein MLKTVNLSKIFRTDEVETTALNKVSFEIKKGEFVAIMGPSGCGKSTLLNILGLLDNPTEGEYYFLGNEVSGFTEKQRANTRKQNIGFVFQNFNLIDELNVYENVELPLIYLGLSSSERKRRVESALEQMQIMHRRKHFPLQLSGGQQQRVAVARAVVANPHLILADEPTGNLDSAHGEEVMNLLASLNQNGTTIIMVTHSQRDAEYAQRIIRLFDGQVINENIKAGRVESGNF